The Desulfonatronum thiodismutans genome contains the following window.
GCCCATCAGCTTCACTCAATGTCGACACAGGGAGAGCCCCAGTTCGGCGCCTCCATAGGTTTTCGCGTAGGAACTGTCGGCTTAGGCAGACTTCTTGGCCGTTCTTGGCTTCGGATAACCTCGTATCCGAGGCCCTTGACCGCCTTGGACAGGGAAAAACGTTGAAACATGGAGTCGTCGGCGATAAGCCTTTCGGCATGGGGGCTCCCAGTCGTTCGCGGTTTGGTGGTACAACAGATCACGGTTTGGGTTCGAGGAACGCCGTGAAGCCGGGACGAAGCATCTTTTGCAGGGATCGCGGGCAAGGTCAAGAATGACCGGAACTGATGGTTTTTTGCGCGGGGGAGGGGAGGAATCGGGCCCGGCGCGATGGTGTGCGCCGGGCCCTGAAGCAAGCGGGATTAGAAGCGGTAGCTCAGGCTCGTTCCGATCAGATGGGTGCGTCCGTCCTTGAACGTGCTGTCCAGCACGCCGTCGGCCGGCCGGCCCTTGATGCTGCGTTCGCCGAACCAGAGATAGGAATAGGAGAAGTCCACGCTGAGGTTGTCCCAGGCCAGGCCGAGGCCGGTGGTGATGATGTTCCGGTCGTTGGTGGGGGTCATATAGTCGGCGAATTCGTCGTCGTCCGGAATCTGATCGTAGACATAGCCGAGCCGGAGCTTGATCAGGTCGGTCAGGTCGTATTCCGCGCCGAACTGAAAGCGCCAGACATCGTTCCAATTTTTTTGAGACGAGGAAACCTTGTTGTCGCCCAGGGACGATCCCGGGGTCAGGGCGTCGCCGTAGGTGATTTCCAGTTTGTCGTAGGTGCTCCAGAGGGTGTAGATGGCGTTGGCTTCCAGGCTCAGCTTTTCAAAAGGCCGGAACATGATGCCGAGCCCGAAGGAGTCGGGCAGGGTGATGTCGCCCTCGGCGGAGGTGTTGTTGAAGTAGCCCAGGGCCATGGCCGTGGGGTTGCGTTTGAACGAGGCGTCGCCCTTGATGGTCTGCTTGACCCGGCTTTTGTAGGTCAGGCCCAGGGCCCACGTGTCATTGGGCTTGTAGTGCAGGGCGATGTTTCCACCAACGCCCCAGGAGTCCCCTTCGAGTTCGGCGCGCATGCCGCCCAGGGCTTGGCCGACCATGCGCTTCTGGTAAAAATCGAACCACATCACCTCCGCGCCCACGGCCACGGAGACGGAATCGGTCAGTTTATAGGCCAGGTTCGGATTGAAGGAGAGTGATTTGACACGTGTAAAAAGGTTATTGTACTCACCCGGCCAGCCTTCCGGGAACTCGGTTCCCAGGCCGAACCTGTTGTAAATGCCCAGGCCCAGCCAGATTTTGTCGCTCATCTGGCGGGTGACGTAGGCATGGGGCGGGATCCAGGTATTGCTCTTGATGCTGGTGGTATTGCCGGGAGTTTCAATATCTCCTTCGGGCATCACCAGGGAGAAGCCGACCATGGTCTGGGTTCCCTCAAGCTGAGTGATGCCCGCGGGGTTGTAGGCCACGGCCGATGGATCGTCCGCCCGCCCGATCATGGTTCCCCCCATGGATGTCCCCCGTGCCCCGAATTCGTAAAGGGCGAAACCCGCCCCGTAGGCCGGGCCAACGCCGACCAGCCCCATAATCAGGACAAGGCCGAGGGCTAAAAAAATGGATATCCCAAGGTAGCGTCCCGGGTACCCTCCACGGGCGCGGCTTCGAGTGATGCCGAAGCGTTGCGAATCATCGGTGCGTGCCATACGTCCTCCTGTTGCGGTTGCCAATTCTGGAAATGGATCATCGCCGCGGCCGCGCCCAATGCTTTTATCGCCGAGCAATGCCCCCGTGCCGCGGGACCTTTTATTCTCCGGAGAGGAAAATGGTTTTCGGCGGAGTTGGAGGCGAAGCAGGGCACGTTCGCGATCATTCTTTGAGTTTTCAGAACGCGGTGATCCCGGCCTATACATCAACAGGCCTGCCTATGTTGTCGGGTCTGGAAAAAGTCAACCAATAATTGGAGTGACAACTAAATGACTTCATGGATGGAGAAGATGTTGCAAATGGACTTGGAGGACTCTCCCGGATTTCTGGTCAACAGGGCGGCGTTGCGCATTAAAAAAGAGTTTCACCGTCTGCTGGAGGAGCAGGGTTATTCTGTGACCCCGGAGCAGTGCGTGGTCCTGTGGCGGCTTTGGAGCCACGAGGGCGGAGTGCAGCGCGAACTGGCCTCGACCACCTTCAAAGACATGACCAACATGACCCGCATCCTCGACGGTCTGGAACGCCGCCGGTTGGTGGTGCGCCAGCGCGATGAACACGACCGCCGATGCAGCCGGATATTCCTAACCGCTGAAGGCCGGGCTCTGCGCGAGGGGATCTTGGGCGTCGCCGGGCAACTGGCCGAGCGTGCCTATCGCGGCCTGAGCGAGAAGCAAGTCGAAGAGTTCAAGGAAGTCTTGTCATTGATCTATGCCAACCTGAACGACGCTTCTTAGCCACCGTGCGCTGCGCCCCTACTATAATGCAGATGAGCGACATGTAACCCAGCCCGTGGTTATCCCTTTTCTGGAAAAGACTCTTCATTGATGAGGCGGGATACTCTTGAGTTTGGGGACCTCTCATGGCCTGCATTGCTTTCTCTTCCGAAAGCTCATAGCCTGATTTTTGTTCCCGTTTTTGCGGTTCAGATGCGATCAGGCGTGACGATTTCGATTGGCGAATCCGCATGCGCAGTCTTCCATAAGGTCGATTCACATTGTCAAGGAGAAACAAAATGAACAAGCTCAGAGCAACAATTGGATTTTCCATGGCTGGTTTTTTGTTGATCGCCGTAACGGTTGCCGTATCCACTAAGGCAGTAGGTGAAGCCTTGGACGGCGCGGCCCTGGTCAAGGAGCGCTGTACGCAATGCCATGATCTGATGCGCGTGGAGCGCCGCGCCGGGCAGGACCGGGCTTGGTGGGAACGGACCGTGGAGCGGATGGAGGGCAAA
Protein-coding sequences here:
- a CDS encoding OmpP1/FadL family transporter — translated: MARTDDSQRFGITRSRARGGYPGRYLGISIFLALGLVLIMGLVGVGPAYGAGFALYEFGARGTSMGGTMIGRADDPSAVAYNPAGITQLEGTQTMVGFSLVMPEGDIETPGNTTSIKSNTWIPPHAYVTRQMSDKIWLGLGIYNRFGLGTEFPEGWPGEYNNLFTRVKSLSFNPNLAYKLTDSVSVAVGAEVMWFDFYQKRMVGQALGGMRAELEGDSWGVGGNIALHYKPNDTWALGLTYKSRVKQTIKGDASFKRNPTAMALGYFNNTSAEGDITLPDSFGLGIMFRPFEKLSLEANAIYTLWSTYDKLEITYGDALTPGSSLGDNKVSSSQKNWNDVWRFQFGAEYDLTDLIKLRLGYVYDQIPDDDEFADYMTPTNDRNIITTGLGLAWDNLSVDFSYSYLWFGERSIKGRPADGVLDSTFKDGRTHLIGTSLSYRF
- a CDS encoding MarR family winged helix-turn-helix transcriptional regulator produces the protein MTSWMEKMLQMDLEDSPGFLVNRAALRIKKEFHRLLEEQGYSVTPEQCVVLWRLWSHEGGVQRELASTTFKDMTNMTRILDGLERRRLVVRQRDEHDRRCSRIFLTAEGRALREGILGVAGQLAERAYRGLSEKQVEEFKEVLSLIYANLNDAS